A DNA window from Phaeodactylum tricornutum CCAP 1055/1 chromosome 33, whole genome shotgun sequence contains the following coding sequences:
- a CDS encoding predicted protein, translating into MTHSQAKASCFVVTSIWVGTCYGMSISQKKISLSENAFRQMHPSRVFAEKNLGLLRSRGYEDATGLHGASDDSCETIERISRKDHLSEAYQMGQYLFGTVATLLFLIPDRTMTKRLASKLAGVAGFGTAAGTCHILACANEHNRLGSDTYKRLNIGLFGFSMIGLASIPGEAGFCRSAGAAMIFSSFMGIVRLFATVVSFMGWKRGIDQRDGMNLVTSKMTNELWKGTKRTFEGLKVQHKKKALTYRNSLILVLFGVFSSFMEGLFKLRYRKALRLSWFDVSLQWSAIARLFLISTMIYSLKDAAERDRLTGSTFIELNILVGCWALLVAMGQSIWQINFVASRGVEFFAFSMPFFIKAIKSVNERNSHARISPTSK; encoded by the exons atgactcacagtcaagccaaAGCGTCATGTTTCGTCGTTACGAGTATATGGGTCGGAACATGCTACGGAATGTCGATCAGTCAAAAAAAAATTTCATTGAGCGAAAACGCTTTTCGGCAAATGCATCCATCGAGGGTCTTTGCAGAAAAGAACCTCGGTTTGCTTCGCTCCAGGGGCTACGAAGACGCCACAGGCTTGCATGGTGCCTCCGATGATTCTTGTGAAACCATTGAAAGAATTTCAAGAAAGGACCACCTCAGTGAGGCGTACCAAATGGGCCAGTATTTGTTCGGCACTGTCGCCACACTGCTGTTTCTAATTCCGGATCGCACCATGACAAAAAGGCTTGCGTCGAAATTGGCGGGTGTCGCCGGTTTTGGGACAGCTGCCGGAACTTGTCACATCCTGGCATGTGCGAATGAGCACAATCGACTAGGTAGCGACACATACAAACGCCTAAACATTGGCCTGTTTGGCTTTTCTATGATTGGTTTAGCGTCAATTCCGGGTGAAGCTGGCTTTTGTCGGAGCGCGGGAGCCGCTATGATATTTTCGTCTTTCATGGGTATTGTACGCTTATTCGCAACGGTAGTGTCGTTTATGGGGTGGAAGCGTGGTATCGATCAGCGCGACGGGATGAACTTAGTGACATCCAAAATGACGAATGAGCTGTGGAAAGGTACCAAGAGAACCTTTGAAGGTCTCAAGGTGCAGCATAAGAAAAAGGCTTTGACTTATCGAAACAGTCTAATTCTTGTACTGTTTGGTGTCTTCTCAAGTTTCATGGAGGGGCTCTTCAAGTTGAGG TATCGGAAAGCGCTCCGACTTAGCTGGTTCGACGTTAGTCTCCAGTGGTCCGCCATTGCGCGTTTGTTTTTAATTTCAACCATGATCTACTCATTGAAAGATGCGGCCGAACGGGATCGATTGACTGGTTCCACATTCATTGAGCTCAACATCTTGGTCGGATGCTGGGCCCTGCTCGTAGCGATGGGTCAATCCATATGGCAAATCAATTTTGTTGCTAGCCGGGGTGTGGAATTCTTCGCTTTTTCTATGCCGTTCTTCATCAAGGCAATCAAATCGGTAAATGAACGAAATTCTCATGCGCGGATCTCCCCAACCTCCAAGTAG
- a CDS encoding predicted protein, protein MMRNVAIMRKSHYCWRKAVTKHPGNAFSRYQGRSKSSDFHENPDDVHHNDSYRVGAWNKFPDGSRFWKKTTDGNFQRPIFVAATRQHVGKTTTSLALCSGLKKRYEKVGFLKPVGQQHVEVKSENRNATIRVDKDICLVKEHFKLDHIDYEHMSPVIVPRGYTKKFVDGEVSLHTQIDDVIDAMEHVSAASDVVLCEGTGHCAVGSIVGLNNAKVASLIGADMVLVANGGLGSAFDELNLNRILCQHYNVRVAGVIINKVIPDKHEQTKHYMRKALMQAWGVPLLGCIPDRPFLGCPALADLENLFQTQLISGEEHRFRHYNTSDINVVTTSLTRFLENLRHKQSRTLYICHVTHCPTEVIFNLLLLVLFLGDDLIVGFMGEYHRRREQSETPFEAALLVCGRKGKYQLSQEVTDMLRGLKGAPVMTVGLSTHDAMTAIHNYTPKLNIHDTNRVNVAVDHYEPYIDFDELIRRTQASNSNFNEPGSISMEELRTL, encoded by the exons ATGATGAGGAACGTTGCAATAATGCGAAAGAGTCACTATTGCTGGCGTAAAGCTGTAACAAAGCACCCGGGAAATGCGTTTTCGCGATACCAAGGTCGGTCCAAGTCGAGCGATTTCCACGAGAATCCTGACGACGTCCACCACAATGATTCGTACCGAGTCGGAGCATGGAATAAATTTCCTGACGGAAGccgcttttggaagaagacaacagACGGAAACTTCCAACGCCCAATCTTCGTAGCGGCAACTCGACAGCACGTAGGGAAGACTACGACGTCATTGGCGCTGTGTTCCGGCTTGAAGAAGCGATATGAAAAAGTAGGATTTCTAAAACCA GTTGGGCAACAGCATGTGGAGGTCAAATCGGAGAATCGCAATGCTACGATACGGGTCGACAAAGATATCTGTCTTGTAAAGGAACACTTTAAACTTGATCATATCGACTACGAACATATGAGTCCAGTTATCGTACCCCGGGGGTATACCAAAAAATTTGTTGATGGCGAAGTGTCTCTACATACCCAGATTGATGACGTGATTGATGCCATGGAGCATGTGTCTGCTGCAAGCGATGTGGTTTTGTGCGAAGGCACCGGTCACTGTGCTGTTGGATCCATTGTCGGTCTCAATAACGCCAAAGTGGCATCTTTGATTGGCGCCGACATGGTGTTGGTCGCCAATGGCGGACTCGGCTCGGCATTCGATGAGCTCAATCTCAACCGCATTCTGTGTCAGCACTACAACGTTCGTGTAGCGGGTGTGATTATCAATAAGGTGATACCCGATAAACACGAGCAGACAAAACATTACATGCGTAAGGCACTGATGCAGGCTTGGGGTGTACCGTTGTTAGGCTGTATCCCAGATCGACCTTTCTTGGGCTGCCCTGCTCTAGCCGACTTGGAAAACTTGTTCCAAACGCAGCTCATTTCTGGGGAAGAACATCGATTCAGGCATTACAATACGAGTGATATCAATGTTGTCACTACTTCCCTGAcgcgctttttggaaaatttgCGCCACAAACAGTCGAGAACATTGTACATTTGTCACGTCACAC ATTGTCCAACCGAAGTGATTTTTAATCTTTTGCTACTCGTCCTCTTTTTAGGTGACGATTTGATTGTTGGATTCATGGGGGAATATCATCGACGACGGGAACAATCTGAGACTCCATTTGAGGCTGCATTGTTGGTTTGTGGTCGAAAGGGAAAGTATCAGCTTTCACAGGAAGTGACCGACATGTTGAGAGGGTTAAAGGGCGCTCCTGTCATGACTGTAGGACTCTCGACCCACGATGCCATGACGGCTATCCACAACTACACGCCCAAGCTCAATATTCATGACACAAATCGCGTAAATGTCGCCGTTGACCATTACGAACCCTATATTGACTTCGACGAGCTCATCCGACGGACGCAAGCAAGCAATTCTAATTTCAATGAACCCGGGAGTATTTCGATGGAGGAATTACGGACTCTATAG
- a CDS encoding predicted protein, which produces MSSKTKMRRKKQSISLGSVISAAAVAYGTYKVADWAWNRYVTKRKKNDYQVNAAIATSFMNFLCSQTSVGAHAEDGVASHIDHIPGPNRRLRMRRQRMTRCRQEAAQALRGFSPALRSIVELHTNTAQATRLLKQLRANRTTEKHATSRRSEEQALWKEIQRKTMTRMLTTAYAHTILFLVLTTQVNLLGGRLFEESLQNTSLSSNVSMSNDSVASDRMVSYQESHRFVLQHTYDYFLNKGVHSLLSTVEQAVDSVLGGWNVFDKACLHISREQFDCALVKIRGLIEGGLRTDVSRTSGRSSRRESILRFLMPSSILEHSIQDDLARSILDETWDLVESPVFSDAQQECLNATFASMRDRFWGKIFDDNGLSGTKPWAHFFR; this is translated from the exons atgagcTCAAAAACCAAAATGCGACGCAAGAAGCAATCCATATCCTTAGGTAGCGTTATTTCTGCTGCAGCTGTCGCGTATGGAACATACAAAGTAGCGGATTGGGCGTGGAATCGTTATGTCACAAAACGGAAGAAAAATGATTATCAAGTCAACGCCGCCATTGCTACTTCTTTCATGAACTTCTTATGCTCGCAAACAAGTGTGGGCGCCCACGCGGAAGATGGAGTCGCTTCTCATATTGATCACATCCCCGGCCCAAACCGTCGCTTACGAATGCGTCGCCAACGCATGACTCGTTGCAGGCAGGAAGCAGCGCAGGCGCTTCGAGGTTTCTCACCGGCACTCCGGTCGATTGTAGAGTTGCATACAAATACGGCGCAGGCAACCCGGCTGCTCAAGCAACTTCGGGCGAATCGAACCACAGAAAAGCATGCTACTTCTCGACGTTCTGAAGAACAGGCGCTATGGAAGGAAATTCAACGGAAGACGATGACCCGTATGTTGACAACTGCCTATGCCCATACGATTTTATTTCTTGTCCTTACCACGCAAGTAAATCTATTGGGAGGACGATTATTCGAGGAATCTTTGCAGAATACTTCCTTGTCTTCAAACGTCTCGATGAGTAACGACAGTGTCGCCTCCGATCGAATGGTGTCTTATCAAGAGTCCCATCGTTTTGTCCTCCAGCATACATATGATTATTTTCTGAACAAGGGTGTTCACTCTCTGTTGTCAACAGTCGAGCAGGCTGTCGATTCTGTTTTGGGAGGATGGAACGTCTTCGATAAAGCATGCCTACACATTTCACGAGAACAGTTTGACTGTGCGCTCGTGAAAATCCGAGGCTTGATAGAAGGTGGCCTGAGGACAGATGTGAGCAGGACTTCTGGAAGGTCATCAAGACGCGAAAGCATCCTTCGTTTTCTTATGCCCTCCTCAATCTTGGAGCATTCCATTCAAGACGACCTAGCGAGATCCATTCTCGACGAAACTTGGGATCTTGTAGAAAGCCCTGTGTTTTCGGATGCTCAACAGGAGTGTTTAAATGCCACTTTTGCATCTATGCGGGATCGTTTTTGGGGCAAGATATTTGATGACAACGGACTTTCTGGGACAAAACCATGGGCGCAT TTTTTTCGTTGA
- a CDS encoding hypothetical protein (Contains DCD (death and cell defense) domain conserved among plants and diatoms. May mediate programmed cell death and response to pathogens.; may be involved in cell death and defense), with protein MTAATSVLPKEPLTVNEVEYDFENFALEHGIPETLDPLPYRKEGSVFATGDEAKPVLTSAKHDPRLRTVVCRHWLRDLCMKGTACEFLHQYDLSKMPLCRHGERCKIKDCPFRHISEANRMECVFYSQGFCIHGPFCRYKHIRRAREDLPAVADFTLGLSQMQASKDGEKVTKRTAPKPNEFYKISLCKHFLQGSCPFAENCHFAHGESELRKFPRKDENEEEGDGGDELTDNMFVNQDTTTIDYFQGGASGGGKPNPILEPDQAKFYIVRAATHHDLAISTVQNEWYLQRKHAQAMNAAYQDGKHQVMIFFTVSDSNHIQGAALLTAPGVYQKSSDNGKDPFCHRISLEWFRTTELPIETALGVASDLLLPTSSTQYCQDMSSTTGESLMKAIWNAPLVTLFESWSGEQEPPTPDALLTDFRAPTDPAWPTIPGPGFIFGCSSDTMDECLGLGIFGLPSHMKAAASSIRPGASIFLFNVTDRLLFGIFEALTHAKMNIEPSAFSKNPKAVSSPFPVQIRVRISLECPPLEDTDAILNDILRSRGQGRIGPLTHPQTEAVASLLANQCGALSYMLEYQQGIQEGVPVRAPPIALPPYKLSKTI; from the coding sequence ATGACCGCGGCCACCTCCGTACTGCCAAAGGAACCACTCACGGTGAACGAAGTCGAATACGATTTCGAGAATTTCGCGTTGGAACATGGGATTCCCGAAACACTCGATCCCCTGCCGTATCGCAAGGAAGGTTCCGTTTTTGCGACTGGCGACGAAGCCAAGCCCGTCTTGACGTCCGCAAAACATGATCCTCGCTTACGTACGGTTGTGTGCCGCCATTGGCTGCGTGACTTGTGCATGAAAGGAACGGCGTGTGAATTTCTGCATCAGTACGACTTGTCGAAAATGCCACTTTGCCGACACGGGGAACGCTGCAAAATCAAGGACTGCCCCTTTCGACATATCAGTGAAGCGAATCGCATGGAATGTGTTTTTTATTCCCAAGGATTTTGTATCCACGGACCATTTTGTCGTTACAAGCATATTCGACGAGCTCGGGAAGATCTTCCGGCAGTGGCTGATTTCACTTTAGGTCTCTCGCAAATGCAAGCTTCGAAAGATGGAGAAAAAGTTACGAAACGAACAGCACCCAAACCTAACGAATTTTACAAAATCTCCTTATGCAAACACTTTCTGCAAGGTTCCTGTCCATTTGCGGAAAACTGTCATTTTGCACACGGTGAATCGGAACTAAGAAAATTTCCACGCAAAGATGAAAACGAAGAGGAAGGCGATGGTGGCGACGAGCTGACAGACAACATGTTTGTCAACCAAGACACCACTACAATTGATTACTTCCAGGGAGGGGCAAGTGGCGGCGGGAAACCCAACCCGATCCTAGAACCAGATCAAGCCAAGTTTTACATCGTACGCGCCGCCACTCATCACGATCTAGCCATTAGTACCGTCCAAAACGAGTGGTATCTGCAGCGAAAACATGCACAAGCAATGAATGCGGCGTATCAAGATGGGAAACACCAGGTCATGATTTTTTTCACCGTCAGTGACTCGAATCATATTCAGGGCGCAGCCTTGCTGACCGCACCAGGCGTTTACCAAAAATCGTCGGACAATGGAAAGGATCCTTTTTGCCACCGAATTTCCTTGGAATGGTTCCGCACAACGGAACTCCCAATTGAGACTGCACTAGGTGTTGCTTCTGATCtattgcttccaacaagtTCTACGCAGTATTGTCAAGACATGTCTAGCACCACAGGAGAATCGCTCATGAAAGCCATCTGGAATGCTCCGCTGGTCACGCTGTTCGAATCCTGGTCCGGCGAGCAAGAACCGCCAACACCGGACGCTCTCTTGACGGATTTCCGAGCACCGACGGATCCCGCATGGCCAACCATTCCTGGACCGGGTTTTATTTTTGGCTGTTCGTCTGACACAATGGACGAGTGTCTCGGCCTTGGTATTTTTGGCCTCCCTAGTCACATGAAGGCGGCGGCGTCGTCGATCCGACCGGGAGCATCCATATTTCTTTTCAATGTGACCGATCGATTATTGTTTGGTATCTTTGAAGCCTTAACGCATGCAAAAATGAATATCGAGCCCTCAGCATTCTCGAAAAATCCCAAAGCTGTATCTTCTCCTTTTCCCGTACAAATTCGCGTCCGTATAAGCCTCGAATGCCCGCCTTTGGAGGACACGGACGCAATTTTAAACGATATTCTGCGATCCCGTGGTCAGGGGAGAATTGGGCCTTTGACACATCCACAGACAGAGGCAGTCGCGTCCTTGTTGGCAAATCAATGTGGTGCGCTATCGTACATGCTTGAATACCAACAGGGTATACAAGAAGGTGTTCCTGTAAGGGCTCCTCCAATCGCACTACCGCCTTACAAGCTTTCCAAGACGATTTGA
- a CDS encoding predicted protein, giving the protein MLCVMLRTQAKLSNIVKGWHRASRGGGNTRKGKTVYTIYSPAQVHHRQTRFGIGLLGHACLSYHCMAIVSKSLTLGKENSFRKAEFRHARFFAAQSPSPDKHASSGATPLVNEYLIAALMRQTQASSAHNAQVRLLIDSPPAVKEKTGDCKPRTISVVVSLSEAIKKSIELDKDLIEIALDHEIPVVKLANIKVLEYKQSKILQKKKSSILPEKEFRFRAGIAENDMTRKVDKMTEALGKGHKCLVQIRCRRRELLVDPQAARTTIQRVLDAVKDVGEPLKAPTIHPEGTSAQLYLQPMSKKKA; this is encoded by the coding sequence ATGCTCTGCGTAATGCTGCGTACCCAAGCCAAGCTATCAAATATTGTAAAGGGCTGGCACCGGGCGAGTCGGGGCGGAGGCAACACGAGGAAAGGGAAGACTGTCTACACTATCTATTCGCCAGCACAAGTCCACCATCGGCAGACTCGTTTTGGTATTGGCTTACTTGGACATGCCTGCTTGTCATATCATTGCATGGCTATCGTATCAAAATCACTGACATTGGGGAAGGAAAATTCTTTTCGCAAAGCAGAGTTTCGACATGCTCGTTTTTTTGCGGCACAGAGCCCTTCACCTGATAAACATGCATCATCGGGCGCAACTCCCTTAGTGAACGAGTATCTCATCGCAGCGTTAATGAGGCAAACACAAGCGTCTTCTGCTCACAACGCTCAAGTACGTTTACTTATTGATTCGCCCCCTGCAGTAAAGGAAAAGACAGGCGATTGCAAGCCGCGAACAATCTCAGTAGTCGTATCATTGTCAGAAGCGATAAAGAAATCTATCGAGCTCGACAAAGACCTCATTGAGATTGCACTCGATCACGAGATTCCGGTCGTGAAACTTGCAAATATCAAAGTCCTAGAATAcaagcaatccaaaattTTGCAGAAGAAAAAATCTTCAATCCTTCCAGAAAAAGAATTTCGCTTCCGCGCTGGAATTGCTGAAAACGATATGACCCGCAAAGTTGACAAAATGACGGAGGCTCTGGGAAAAGGACACAAGTGCCTCGTGCAgattcgttgtcgtcgtcgtgaacTCTTGGTTGATCCACAAGCCGCCCGCACTACAATCCAACGCGTTCTGGACGCTGTGAAGGACGTTGGTGAACCGCTCAAAGCTCCTACTATTCACCCAGAAGGTACTTCCGCACAGCTGTATTTGCAGCCTATGTCCAAGAAAAAAGCATAA
- a CDS encoding predicted protein, with protein MADPSDLEAFKWRRVVVVAATNRVEAIPVSLQRPGRLEREVSLFPPSIAERISILQFLLRDSCKACLKPEEVEGLAESCVGYVAADLVSLVRHAKLLRLFQDVTEKHDSVGLTYHLLKSATKEVAASALRDASLSAPPNRSWKDVAGNPGGAKTLLRQAVEWPLSRRCAYECLGLTPPRGILLYGPPGCAKTSLARAAAGASNVAFLSLAPADVYASSYIGEAEAIVRRTFALARSAAPCVLFFDEIDAVLGSDGKAGHSMSRGSSAEARVLSTFLNEMDGVDGESKDGVLVLGATNRPWTLDVALLRPGRFDKIIYVPPPDFEGRQSILNLACREWIDLGLAPDIDIEILASEGVSGNLTGAEIVGACREAASDVIRN; from the coding sequence ATGGCTGATCCTTCAGATCTGGAGGCGTTTAAATGGCGGCGAGTAGTTGTTGTGGCCGCCACAAATAGGGTTGAAGCAATTCCAGTATCACTTCAAAGGCCGGGACGCTTGGAACGCGAAGtttccttgtttccaccCAGTATTGCCGAGCGCATCTCCATCCTACAATTCCTATTAAGGGATTCATGTAAGGCATGCTTAAAGCCGGAGGAAGTGGAGGGGTTGGCGGAAAGTTGCGTTGGATACGTTGCTGCAGACCTAGTATCGCTTGTTAGACATGCAAAGCTATTACGGCTATTTCAAGACGTGACAGAGAAGCATGATTCCGTTGGCTTGACTTATCATCTGCTAAAAAGTGCCACAAAAGAAGTTGCTGCTTCAGCCTTGCGAGATGCATCACTATCAGCTCCACCAAACAGATCTTGGAAGGATGTTGCGGGCAATCCCGGTGGTGCCAAAACACTTTTGCGTCAAGCTGTTGAGTGGCCTCTATCGAGACGTTGTGCATATGAATGTTTGGGTCTGACGCCACCACGTGGTATTCTTCTATATGGCCCTCCTGGTTGCGCCAAGACTTCCTTGGCAAGAGCTGCAGCCGGAGCTAGCAATGTGGCATTTTTATCGCTTGCACCCGCCGACGTATACGCGTCGTCGTACATTGGCGAAGCTGAAGCGATTGTTCGTCGAACGTTTGCTTTGGCCCGATCGGCAGCGCCATGTGTGTTAttttttgacgaaattgacgcAGTTTTGGGATCGGACGGTAAAGCTGGGCATAGTATGTCTCGTGGGTCGTCTGCAGAAGCAAGAGTTTTGAGTACCTTCTTGAACGAAATGGATGGTGTAGATGGTGAATCAAAAGATGGTGTTCTTGTGCTGGGTGCGACAAATCGGCCCTGGACTTTGGATGTCGCGTTGCTGCGGCCGGGGCGGTTTGATAAGATCATTTACGTCCCTCCTCCTGACTTTGAAGGCCGACAATCTATTCTCAATCTCGCGTGTCGAGAATGGATAGATTTAGGGCTTGCACCTGATATTGATATAGAAATTCTGGCCAGCGAGGGAGTTTCTGGGAATTTGACAGGTGCCGAGATTGTAGGCGCCTGTCGGGAAGCCGCCTCGGATGTGATTCGCAAC
- a CDS encoding predicted protein: MRLFLTQYTFSRICSFFNRRVYVGNLSWSVAWQSLKDHMRQAGEVVHAEVIMEYNGRSKGCGIVEYATDEEAQEAIKTLTDTELNGRMIFVREDRETPNQGASYQGESRGWIGSWRGRGRGGRGISSYGGGRGIGRLNVDAETQLFVGNLAQSTTWRELKDHFRQCGDIQRAEVKNGPAGQSKGFGTVQFLKKSDAKDAITQLNGSELQGNVIEVRLDQKAR, encoded by the exons ATGCGATTATTTCTTACGCAATATACATTCTCACGAATTTGTTCATTCTTC AATAGGCGTGTTTATGTCGGAAACTTGAGCTGGTCAGTCGCCTGGCAAAGCTTAAAGGACCACATGCGCCAGGCGGGCGAAGTCGTTCATGCTGAAGTTATTATGGAATATAACGGACGGTCCAAAGGATGCGGAATCGTCGAATACGCGACGGATGAAGAAGCACAGGAAGCCATCAAAACGCTGACAGATACAGAGCTGAACGGGCGAATGATTTTCGTTCGCGAAGATCGAGAAACACCGAATCAAGGAGCGTCTTATCAAG GTGAATCGCGGGGCTGGATCGGGTCGTGGCGCGGTCGTGGGCGTGGAGGGCGTGGTATATCATCTTACGGCGGTGGACGTGGTATAGGCCGCCTCAATGTTGACGCGGAGACACAATTATTCGTAGGCAATCTCGCTCAGTCGACGACCTGGAGGGAATTGAAGGACCATTTCCGCCAATGCGGTGACATTCAACGTGCGGAAGTCAAAAACGGGCCGGCTGGGCAATCTAAAGGTTTCGGGACAGTTCAATTTTTGAAGAAGTCAGATGCCAAGGATGCTATCACTCAACTCAATGGTAGCGAGCTTCAAGGCAATGTTATAGAAGTGCGGCTCGACCAGAAAGCTCGCTAA